From Ostreibacterium oceani, one genomic window encodes:
- a CDS encoding pyridoxamine 5'-phosphate oxidase family protein, with protein MKNSSIAVRQARQRAHYDQETLYDIIDAALMAVVSVTIDAKPIAIPMVIARIDNAIYLHGSNQSRLMKHLASGAPVCICIAHLDGLVVARSGMHCSANYRSAVIHGQGTVIADEDKAQLLYDIVERIIPNSRHDFREHLAKEVKATTLIAIELDQFACKIRTGRPKDDDADLNLPYWAGVIPVEQNFGAPIDAPDLPESIETPAYAINYRRHTSHNV; from the coding sequence ATGAAAAATTCCAGCATAGCGGTCAGACAAGCAAGACAACGTGCGCACTATGACCAAGAAACACTGTATGACATCATTGATGCGGCGTTGATGGCAGTGGTCAGCGTCACCATTGACGCAAAGCCCATTGCCATACCAATGGTGATTGCGCGCATAGATAATGCGATTTATTTACATGGCTCGAATCAGTCGCGCCTCATGAAGCATTTAGCGTCCGGTGCGCCGGTGTGTATCTGCATCGCGCACCTTGATGGATTGGTAGTGGCGCGCTCTGGTATGCATTGTTCAGCGAATTATCGTTCGGCGGTGATTCATGGCCAAGGCACTGTCATTGCCGATGAAGACAAAGCGCAATTGCTTTATGACATTGTCGAGCGCATTATTCCTAATTCACGCCATGATTTTCGCGAGCATTTAGCGAAAGAGGTAAAAGCGACTACTTTGATTGCCATTGAGCTTGATCAATTTGCCTGCAAAATACGCACGGGCAGACCAAAGGACGATGACGCGGATCTAAATTTGCCCTATTGGGCGGGCGTCATTCCAGTAGAGCAGAACTTTGGAGCGCCAATTGATGCGCCAGATTTGCCAGAGAGCATTGAAACCCCAGCGTATGCCATAAATTATCGGCGCCATACTAGCCATAATGTTTAG
- the arsB gene encoding ACR3 family arsenite efflux transporter yields the protein MKSLFERYLSVWVGSCIIIGIALGKIAPNLATQLDSMAIHVNGAPVISIPIAICLFFMMYPIMVKIDFDAVVKAGKSHRPVLLTLFINWCIKPFTMYGIALFFLGFLFYGFIGDTAMDLVKMPFGLDLPVGATHGVGTVVLHEGVKMLEIPLWRSYFAGCILLGIAPCTAMVLVWGYLARGNDALTLVMVAINSLLMLVLYGTLGGFLLGVGQLPIPWQALLLSVMVYVALPLAAGYASRKWLIASRGEAWFNQRFLRVLTPITITALLITLVLLFSFKGEQILANPLTILWIAVPLTLQTLVIFAIGYALAKWLKLSYQDAAPAAMIGASNHFEVAIATAVMLFGLSSGAALATVVGVLIEVPLMLLLVAICKKTQHWFD from the coding sequence ATGAAAAGCCTGTTTGAACGCTACCTAAGCGTTTGGGTCGGTAGCTGTATCATCATCGGTATTGCACTCGGTAAAATCGCGCCAAATTTAGCAACCCAATTGGATAGCATGGCGATTCATGTCAATGGCGCCCCCGTGATTTCTATTCCGATTGCCATTTGCCTGTTTTTTATGATGTACCCCATCATGGTCAAAATCGATTTTGATGCGGTTGTCAAAGCAGGGAAAAGCCACCGCCCCGTATTGCTGACCTTATTCATCAATTGGTGCATCAAGCCGTTTACGATGTATGGCATTGCCCTATTTTTCTTAGGTTTTTTATTTTATGGCTTTATCGGCGATACGGCGATGGATTTGGTAAAAATGCCATTTGGGCTCGACTTACCCGTGGGGGCAACGCACGGTGTCGGCACTGTTGTACTCCACGAAGGCGTTAAAATGCTAGAAATCCCATTGTGGCGTAGTTATTTTGCTGGCTGTATTTTACTAGGGATTGCGCCGTGTACGGCGATGGTCTTAGTCTGGGGGTATTTAGCCCGTGGCAACGACGCGCTGACGTTGGTTATGGTCGCCATTAACTCACTACTGATGTTGGTACTTTACGGCACATTGGGCGGTTTTTTATTAGGCGTTGGACAACTACCGATTCCTTGGCAAGCCCTATTGTTATCGGTTATGGTCTATGTTGCATTGCCCCTCGCGGCAGGCTATGCGTCACGCAAATGGCTCATCGCAAGTCGTGGCGAAGCGTGGTTTAACCAACGATTTTTACGCGTACTCACGCCCATTACGATTACTGCCTTATTGATTACTTTGGTGCTATTGTTTAGCTTTAAAGGCGAGCAAATTTTAGCAAACCCGCTGACTATTCTGTGGATTGCCGTCCCGCTAACGCTACAGACACTGGTTATTTTTGCCATTGGCTATGCCCTAGCCAAATGGCTCAAACTTTCATACCAAGACGCCGCCCCTGCCGCGATGATTGGCGCCTCAAACCACTTTGAGGTCGCCATCGCCACCGCTGTCATGTTATTCGGGTTATCTTCGGGCGCAGCACTTGCCACCGTCGTCGGGGTATTAATCGAAGTTCCGTTGATGCTGCTCCTCGTCGCCATCTGTAAAAAAACCCAGCATTGGTTTGATTAA
- a CDS encoding ArsR/SmtB family transcription factor, which yields MNKMSQQFKALSDLSRLRIIAALCTYDELCACHLSELLGFANATITRHMALLIAADWVRRNKQGRWVYYRLNTDNPLVQALQPTLIQTFQSDATCQADTTRLAAIIVASAADQKLCKLSTH from the coding sequence ATGAATAAAATGTCTCAACAATTCAAAGCCCTATCCGACCTCAGTCGCTTGCGAATTATCGCAGCATTATGCACCTACGACGAGCTATGTGCCTGTCATCTCAGTGAATTACTCGGCTTTGCCAACGCAACAATAACCCGCCATATGGCGCTATTAATTGCGGCGGATTGGGTGCGGCGGAACAAACAGGGGCGCTGGGTATATTATCGCTTAAATACCGACAATCCCCTGGTACAAGCACTACAACCCACGCTAATTCAAACCTTTCAATCCGATGCGACTTGCCAAGCAGATACCACACGATTGGCAGCGATTATCGTCGCCAGTGCCGCCGACCAAAAACTATGTAAATTATCAACGCATTAG